Proteins from a genomic interval of Haliaeetus albicilla chromosome 13, bHalAlb1.1, whole genome shotgun sequence:
- the SRP9 gene encoding signal recognition particle 9 kDa protein: protein MPHYQAWEEFTRAAEKLYLADPMKVRVVLKYRHCDGNLCIKVTDDVACLLYRTDQAQDVKKIEKFQSQLMRLMVAKESRSAAMETD, encoded by the exons atGCCGCACTACCAGGCCTGGGAGGAGTTCACGCGCGCTGCCGAGAAGCTCTACCTCGCCGACCCCATGAAG GTGCGGGTTGTTCTCAAATATCGACATTGTGATGGGAACCTCTGTATCAAAGTAACGGATGATGTGGCT TGTTTGCTGTATAGAACAGACCAGGCGCAAGACGTAAAGAAGATTGAGAAATTCCAGAGTCAGCTAATGCGACTCATGGTGGCTAAGGAATCCCGCAGTGCTGCCATGGAAACAGACTGa